A genomic region of Phenylobacterium parvum contains the following coding sequences:
- a CDS encoding M3 family metallopeptidase, with translation MKRRTFLAASGALAAAQALPLNALAAAANPLTQPWTGPYGGVPAFDKVRVQDFRGAIEQALAAERAEIDAIAGNRAPPTFANTIEALELTGQMTARVLTYYFIWTNTLASSDVQKVEEAVEPLLAAHQDAILQNAALFRRIDAVYTKGAQAGLTPEQHRLMWVHHTRFVRAGARLTGPQKTRVAAINQELAGLYTRFSQNLLADETDYVLYLKSEAELTGLPDDVRAAAAGAAEARGRKGEWAILNTRSSMDPFLTYSARRDLREKVWRTYYSRGDNGDAKDNNGLIRQILKLRAERAKLLGYATHAHWRLSDTMAGTPEKAMELMMRVWPAATARVREEVAEMQALADTEKLGVKIEPWDYRYYAEKVRTAKYDLDMNEVKGYLQLDNLREGMFWAAGQLFGFGFEEVKGLPVAHPDIRIWEVKGREGQHVGLWYFDPYARPGKRSGAWMNAYRDQRNFGGRVTTIVSNNSNFVKGAPGEPVLISWDDAETLFHEFGHALHGLNSAVTYPTLSGTAVSRDYVEFPSQVNEHWLPTPEVLNRFALHHKTGKPMPAALAARIEKASTFRQGFDVTEYLSSALIDMKLHLAGGADIDPRAFEKDELARLGMPRELPMRHRTPQFQHVFAGDGYSAGYYSYLWSEVIALDAFEAFTEAGGPYDKAVAKRLHDSVMSVGNTLDPAQQYRNFRGRDPDVKAYLRDKGFPTT, from the coding sequence ATGAAGCGCCGCACCTTCCTCGCCGCCTCCGGCGCCCTCGCCGCCGCCCAGGCCCTGCCCCTGAACGCACTGGCGGCGGCGGCCAATCCGCTGACCCAGCCCTGGACCGGCCCCTACGGCGGGGTCCCGGCCTTCGACAAGGTGCGGGTCCAGGACTTCCGCGGCGCGATCGAACAGGCCCTCGCGGCCGAGCGGGCGGAGATCGACGCCATCGCGGGCAACAGGGCGCCGCCGACCTTCGCCAACACCATCGAGGCCCTGGAGCTGACGGGCCAGATGACGGCCCGGGTCCTGACCTACTACTTCATCTGGACCAACACCCTGGCCTCGTCGGATGTCCAGAAGGTCGAGGAAGCCGTGGAGCCCCTGCTGGCGGCCCACCAGGACGCCATCCTCCAGAACGCCGCCCTCTTCCGTCGCATCGACGCGGTCTACACCAAGGGCGCCCAGGCCGGGCTGACCCCCGAGCAGCACCGGCTGATGTGGGTCCACCACACCCGCTTCGTCCGCGCCGGCGCCCGGCTGACCGGGCCGCAGAAGACCCGGGTGGCGGCGATCAACCAGGAGCTGGCGGGCCTCTACACCCGGTTCAGCCAGAACCTGCTGGCCGACGAGACCGACTATGTCCTCTACCTGAAGTCCGAGGCCGAGCTGACCGGCCTGCCCGACGACGTGCGCGCCGCCGCCGCCGGCGCGGCGGAAGCGCGGGGACGCAAGGGCGAATGGGCCATCCTCAACACCCGCTCGTCCATGGACCCCTTCCTGACCTATTCGGCGCGGCGTGACCTGCGCGAGAAGGTCTGGCGCACCTATTACAGCCGGGGCGACAACGGCGACGCCAAGGACAACAACGGACTGATCCGCCAGATCCTGAAGCTGCGGGCCGAGCGGGCGAAGCTGCTGGGCTACGCCACCCACGCCCACTGGCGCCTGTCCGACACCATGGCGGGTACGCCCGAGAAGGCGATGGAGCTGATGATGCGGGTCTGGCCGGCGGCCACCGCCCGGGTCCGCGAGGAAGTGGCCGAGATGCAGGCCCTTGCCGACACCGAGAAGCTGGGCGTGAAGATCGAGCCCTGGGACTACCGCTACTATGCCGAGAAGGTCCGGACGGCGAAGTACGACCTCGATATGAACGAGGTGAAGGGCTACCTGCAGCTCGACAACCTGCGCGAGGGGATGTTCTGGGCCGCCGGCCAGCTCTTCGGCTTCGGGTTCGAGGAGGTGAAGGGCCTGCCGGTCGCCCACCCCGACATCCGCATCTGGGAGGTCAAGGGCCGCGAGGGCCAGCACGTGGGCCTCTGGTACTTCGATCCCTACGCCCGTCCGGGCAAGCGTTCCGGCGCCTGGATGAACGCCTACCGGGACCAGAGGAACTTCGGCGGCAGGGTCACCACCATCGTCTCCAACAACTCCAACTTCGTGAAGGGGGCCCCCGGCGAGCCGGTCCTGATCTCCTGGGATGACGCCGAGACCCTGTTCCACGAGTTTGGCCACGCCCTGCACGGCCTCAACTCCGCGGTGACCTACCCGACCCTGTCCGGTACGGCGGTCTCGCGCGACTATGTGGAGTTCCCCTCTCAGGTGAACGAGCACTGGCTGCCGACGCCGGAGGTGCTCAACCGCTTCGCCCTGCACCACAAGACCGGCAAGCCCATGCCGGCCGCGCTGGCCGCCCGGATCGAGAAGGCCTCGACCTTCCGCCAGGGCTTCGACGTCACCGAGTATCTGTCCTCGGCCCTCATCGACATGAAGCTGCACCTGGCCGGCGGCGCCGACATCGACCCACGCGCCTTCGAGAAGGACGAGCTGGCCAGGCTGGGCATGCCCCGCGAGCTGCCGATGCGGCACCGCACCCCCCAGTTCCAGCACGTCTTCGCCGGCGACGGCTACTCGGCCGGCTATTACAGCTACCTGTGGAGCGAGGTCATCGCCCTGGACGCCTTCGAGGCCTTCACCGAGGCGGGCGGCCCCTACGACAAGGCGGTGGCCAAGCGGCTGCATGACAGCGTCATGAGCGTCGGCAACACCCTCGACCCGGCCCAACAGTACCGCAACTTCCGCGGCCGGGACCCGGACGTGAAGGCCTACCTGCGGGACAAGGGCTTCCCGACAACCTGA